TCTTGGCCTCCGGCTGTGCCGGGCTTCCCCGGAGGAAGCTCCCCGCAAGGATCAGAGCTATGCCCAGGGCCGCGAGGAGCATCATCGGGCGGACCGCGGGTACCCGGTACCACACCTGGCCCGAGTTTCTTTGCGCCTCAGTCAAAACCTGTCCCTCCCCCACTGGTCATTCCACAACCACCCGCTCCCTCGGCACCCCCAGGGACCAGGCGATCCCGTGAGCGACCGCTGCGGCGCCAACGCTTCTCTCCCCCTTCGGGCACAGTGCCACGTGGATCCTCTCGAGATCGCCCGCAGCGGAGAGGGAGACCCGGATCTCAGAGGACTCGTACTCCGGGCCGGCCACCTCCACGACGCATCGCCTTGCCGCCTCCCGAATTGCGGCGGAGGTCAGAGACACTGCGCGCGCCGAAAGCGACGGAGCCTCCAGGGCATCCCAGGCGTAACCGGGAGGTTCGTCCTGCCGGGCATTGCCCATCCCCCTCCAGACTGAGCCCTCTCGGAGAGGGCCCTCAATCATCTGGCCCAATCCCAGGCTCGCCAGGGGGCCCAGGACCGCGCCGAGGAGTGCGAGCCCCATGACCATGTCGACAAACTTCTTCANNNNNNNNNNTAGTGAGAACCAAGACCACAAAGCCCCGGACCCAGCTCGTGAGTGCCTCCACTCCAATACCTCCCCATGCGCAGGTCTCACCTGGTCCAGTCCCACGCCGGACCCGCCCAGCCCTCCTACCTCCCCATGACCACCACTCCGCCCAACCCGACTACGAGCGCTATGGATATGAAGAACATCAACCCGACCGTGGCCACGGATACGCACAGGGCGGAGAGAGCGTCTGCCATCTCTGACAGGCAATCAGATATCCGAGAGTCTCCCAGCGGCTGAACCAGGGCCGCCCCGATCCTGAACATGAACATGATTACGGCCATCTTGATCACAGGGAAAAGGCAGACCACACCCAAGGTGACCAGGCCGAAAAGGCCGATCACCCCCTTGAGCACCAGGGAGGACGTGGCCACCAGGTCTATGGCATCTCCGAATATCTTTCCGACTACTGGGACGAAGCTTCCTGAGAGGAACTTGACGGCTTTGGCGGACGCCGCATCCGACACGGACGCGAGCCCTCCTCTCATGCCGGTGACCGCCACGAACACTGTCGCCAGAAGGCCCAGAACAAGGAGGGCCCACGACCGAAGCAGCCCAGCGAGCTTCGAGACGTGGCCCCGTCCCGTAACATTCCCCGCAAGGGCGAGGGCGGCGGACAGGAGTATCAGAGGGATTATGGTGCTCTGCACCACGGTCCCCACGGTCGCAGTGGCCGCCATGATCGCCGGGCTGACTATGGCTGCCGTGCCCACGCCGCCGGAAGCAGCCACGAGTCCAGTCAGAGCAGGGATGATGGCATACATGAACGACATCATCTGGTCCACTGCTCCGAGACCGATCCCGGACGCGATACGGAAGCTGTTGACACCGATGATCACCATGACCATGTAGCATACCGCCCAGCCCGCCATGGCCGGCCCTTCCTCCCCGAACCCCGCGCCCAGAGTAGTGAGGACGGCGGCCGCCACTGCCACCAGAATCAGCTCACCCAGAAGCCTCAGATTCGCCCTGACCTCACGGACGAAGAAGCCCGCAGCACCGCGGGCGATGGAGTCCACATCCAGAATGCCGGCACCGTTATTTGACATAATCTCTCTTATGTCAAGCCGCGGGAGGTACTCCGCTGTATCGCGGTCCACACCCTCCACGAACCTCTCCAGTTCCTCCGTGTTCACGATCGATAGGGTGTCGTCGAGGACCCCCATGAGTGGATCGGGATACGCCTCTCCAGAAGCATTCACCGGAAACAGCGCCACGGCGAGGCAAGTCGCGAAAGCCATGGCCGCCGTCAGCCCGGCACGCGTTCTGCGTAGGCGCATCATGACGGCAGCACCCTCAGGATTACGTCCAGGAGGGCAAACATAAGGGGCATCGACATGACGAGTATCAGCACTTTTCCAGCCATCTCAACCTTGGCGGCCAACGCGCCCTCACCTGCGTCCCGGCATACTTGCGCACCGAATCCTGCCAGGTAGGCGACACCCATGACTCTCAGGACTGTGTTGATGTAGACTCCACTTATCCCTGCCTTGGCGGAGATGTCCGATAACACCGAAACAAACCCTTCCAGCCTCGTGGCAATTACAAGGAACAGGGCGGTCCCGAGGGCTATGGACAGGAGAACGGCCATCTCCGAGCGTGTTCCCCGGAGAAGGGTCAGAAGGAGGACA
This portion of the Bacillota bacterium genome encodes:
- the spoIIIAE gene encoding stage III sporulation protein AE, coding for MMRLRRTRAGLTAAMAFATCLAVALFPVNASGEAYPDPLMGVLDDTLSIVNTEELERFVEGVDRDTAEYLPRLDIREIMSNNGAGILDVDSIARGAAGFFVREVRANLRLLGELILVAVAAAVLTTLGAGFGEEGPAMAGWAVCYMVMVIIGVNSFRIASGIGLGAVDQMMSFMYAIIPALTGLVAASGGVGTAAIVSPAIMAATATVGTVVQSTIIPLILLSAALALAGNVTGRGHVSKLAGLLRSWALLVLGLLATVFVAVTGMRGGLASVSDAASAKAVKFLSGSFVPVVGKIFGDAIDLVATSSLVLKGVIGLFGLVTLGVVCLFPVIKMAVIMFMFRIGAALVQPLGDSRISDCLSEMADALSALCVSVATVGLMFFISIALVVGLGGVVVMGR
- the spoIIIAD gene encoding stage III sporulation protein AD, with translation MEILRVVGFALMGVLLLTLLRGTRSEMAVLLSIALGTALFLVIATRLEGFVSVLSDISAKAGISGVYINTVLRVMGVAYLAGFGAQVCRDAGEGALAAKVEMAGKVLILVMSMPLMFALLDVILRVLPS
- a CDS encoding stage III sporulation protein AF, yielding KKFVDMVMGLALLGAVLGPLASLGLGQMIEGPLREGSVWRGMGNARQDEPPGYAWDALEAPSLSARAVSLTSAAIREAARRCVVEVAGPEYESSEIRVSLSAAGDLERIHVALCPKGERSVGAAAVAHGIAWSLGVPRERVVVE